The Petrocella atlantisensis genome has a window encoding:
- a CDS encoding V-type ATP synthase subunit I — MIEKMHFVNIVGPLKSFDTFVIQSFIPHEIQLENAYNILHSVKGLFRFDDENPYQKLEEKVNKLGEVADVVFEYDDAAPVGIMPVHMLEPEIEGYERQIETIKHISNSLKEDLEYKIQLRNQILPIKNLDIKVNELFDFDYMKFRFGSMAIDNFEKLQDYIEAMDVIAFEVSRTDKLVYLFYFTPRTKKFNIDSLFASLYFTRIRLSNDIKGYPKQTLEKLNEEIEELTQRVEELEQQSKAYIQKHIKRIQELYTYVAQLNGTFDVRAMAVRSKDAFYMTGWVAESELSSFKEKMDSFPSVTCVFEDDETNKNAKPPTKLRNNWFFKPFEPVVKMYGTPSYNEFDPTVFVAITYMLMFGGMFGDVGQGLVISLFGYMLYRKYQNGLGQIMIYLGGASVFFGFIYGSFFGDEHLLSSTFNYTPINSMENMMEMLGSAIILGVVLILIVMLINIRNAYKQKNIAKMLFDRNGVSGLVFYLAVLGITLSIVLKVEVHPIVVLLFVVAPLILIFLAHPLDNWIQKKEHIFPEDKGSYIIEALFELVETLLAFLSNTISFMRVGAFALNHVGFFLVFKILSEMVSKTENSINGVLVMIFGNILILVLEGLIVGIQGIRLEYYELFSRFFEGEGTEFKPFTIKKS; from the coding sequence ATGATTGAGAAAATGCATTTTGTAAACATAGTCGGACCGCTTAAATCATTTGATACATTCGTGATTCAAAGCTTCATACCACATGAAATCCAATTGGAAAATGCTTATAACATTCTCCATTCGGTAAAGGGGTTGTTTAGATTTGATGATGAGAACCCCTACCAGAAGCTTGAAGAAAAAGTGAATAAACTGGGTGAGGTAGCAGATGTTGTTTTTGAATATGACGATGCAGCACCAGTGGGTATCATGCCGGTACATATGCTAGAACCGGAGATTGAAGGCTATGAAAGACAGATAGAAACAATTAAACATATCAGTAATTCTCTAAAGGAAGATTTAGAGTACAAGATACAACTTAGAAATCAAATCCTTCCTATAAAGAATCTGGATATTAAGGTCAATGAACTGTTTGATTTTGATTACATGAAGTTCAGGTTCGGATCTATGGCCATAGACAACTTTGAAAAACTTCAGGATTATATTGAAGCGATGGATGTTATTGCTTTTGAGGTCTCAAGAACGGACAAACTGGTTTACTTGTTCTACTTCACACCGAGAACGAAAAAGTTCAATATTGACAGTCTTTTTGCATCCTTGTATTTTACCAGGATTCGATTATCAAACGACATCAAAGGCTATCCGAAACAGACCCTTGAAAAACTAAACGAAGAGATAGAAGAACTGACGCAACGCGTTGAAGAATTAGAACAACAATCAAAAGCGTATATACAAAAGCACATTAAACGGATTCAAGAGTTATATACATATGTAGCTCAGCTAAACGGAACATTTGATGTAAGAGCTATGGCAGTAAGGTCTAAAGATGCTTTTTACATGACAGGTTGGGTAGCAGAAAGTGAGCTTTCCTCATTTAAAGAAAAGATGGATTCTTTTCCTAGTGTAACATGTGTTTTTGAGGATGATGAAACGAATAAGAACGCAAAGCCACCAACCAAACTTCGAAATAATTGGTTTTTCAAACCTTTTGAACCGGTTGTTAAGATGTATGGTACCCCTTCATACAATGAGTTTGATCCGACTGTGTTTGTGGCCATAACCTATATGCTTATGTTTGGAGGTATGTTTGGGGATGTGGGACAAGGTTTGGTCATCAGTCTTTTTGGATATATGCTCTACCGCAAATATCAAAATGGTTTGGGACAGATTATGATTTACTTAGGTGGTGCTTCTGTATTTTTTGGTTTTATTTACGGGTCCTTCTTTGGGGATGAGCATCTATTAAGTAGTACATTCAATTACACACCCATTAACAGCATGGAGAATATGATGGAAATGCTAGGGAGTGCTATTATTTTAGGTGTCGTATTAATCCTGATCGTAATGCTCATTAACATTCGTAATGCCTATAAACAGAAAAACATAGCTAAGATGCTTTTTGATCGAAACGGTGTGTCAGGCTTAGTATTTTATCTAGCGGTACTGGGAATAACCTTATCCATCGTCTTAAAAGTGGAGGTTCACCCCATCGTTGTTTTACTGTTTGTGGTAGCACCATTAATTTTAATATTTCTGGCGCATCCCTTGGACAACTGGATTCAAAAGAAAGAGCATATCTTCCCGGAAGATAAAGGCAGTTACATTATTGAGGCCTTATTTGAACTTGTAGAAACACTGTTGGCATTTTTGAGCAATACCATTTCATTTATGCGTGTAGGTGCTTTTGCATTAAATCATGTCGGTTTTTTCCTAGTGTTTAAGATTTTATCCGAAATGGTTTCAAAGACGGAGAATTCCATCAATGGTGTTCTGGTGATGATTTTCGGGAATATACTGATTCTAGTACTTGAAGGCTTAATTGTCGGCATACAGGGCATCAGACTTGAGTACTATGAGTTATTTAGTCGTTTTTTTGAAGGCGAAGGAACAGAGTTTAAACCATTTACCATAAAAAAGTCATAA
- a CDS encoding V-type ATPase subunit: protein MLNAFKYAHLTTKIRAMQGKMLKDEDFVNLLRLQSVKEIANYLKNNTYYKQNFEDMDNQDIHRGQLEIMLNRALIKDALKIAKYLKGKEKSIYRFVYRKQEIEDLKKMLRALQMGKPLDKIDRKTLFISHYSNIDFNTALKANTIRELIDTLAHTNFYKILSPLLLEDNKINLFAAEMALDLYYYNQVHDQIHKKMSGKDYELMHMSFGLDADFRNMMWIYRSKEFYNLRKEIIYSYIIPNGHKLKKQDIIKLVEADTGEAVLKLLKTGPYGDIVDFDSGHWDNSFNKYYGNKQLRQMRLLPFTIAPIIGYIFIKEIEILNLTTIIEGVRYKVDPKKVETYLARQSKGVGNYD, encoded by the coding sequence ATGTTAAATGCTTTTAAATACGCACATCTAACAACTAAAATTAGGGCCATGCAAGGGAAAATGCTTAAAGACGAGGACTTTGTTAATTTACTTAGATTACAGTCTGTTAAGGAAATAGCAAATTATCTGAAAAACAACACGTACTATAAGCAGAATTTTGAGGATATGGACAATCAAGACATTCATCGTGGGCAGTTAGAGATCATGTTAAACCGTGCATTGATTAAAGATGCCCTTAAGATTGCAAAATACTTAAAAGGTAAAGAAAAATCTATCTATAGGTTCGTATACCGAAAACAAGAAATTGAAGATCTTAAAAAAATGCTTCGTGCCCTCCAAATGGGTAAGCCTTTGGATAAAATAGATCGAAAGACCTTGTTTATCAGTCATTATAGTAACATTGACTTTAATACAGCACTAAAAGCCAATACCATTCGTGAACTTATAGATACCTTAGCCCATACTAATTTTTATAAGATTTTGTCACCTTTGCTTTTAGAAGACAATAAGATCAATCTCTTTGCAGCAGAGATGGCACTGGACCTCTATTATTACAATCAGGTCCATGACCAGATTCATAAGAAAATGTCCGGAAAAGACTATGAGCTTATGCATATGAGTTTTGGCCTGGATGCAGATTTTAGAAATATGATGTGGATTTATAGAAGCAAAGAATTTTATAACCTTAGAAAAGAAATTATTTACAGTTATATCATACCGAACGGGCATAAATTAAAAAAACAGGATATTATTAAACTGGTAGAGGCAGACACCGGAGAAGCGGTCTTAAAACTTCTAAAAACAGGGCCTTATGGAGATATTGTTGACTTTGATAGTGGTCATTGGGACAATAGCTTTAACAAATATTATGGCAACAAGCAATTAAGACAGATGCGCCTATTACCGTTTACAATCGCACCGATTATCGGTTATATTTTTATCAAAGAGATTGAGATTTTGAATTTGACAACCATTATTGAAGGTGTTAGATATAAAGTTGATCCGAAAAAAGTTGAGACATACTTGGCACGACAGAGTAAGGGAGTGGGGAATTATGATTGA
- the addB gene encoding helicase-exonuclease AddAB subunit AddB, with product MGVRIVMNKLGSGKTEKLYKEIIEASITLPMDETILLIVPEQATLNVQHEMIRAHPNHCITNIEVLSFGRLSYRMVDELGVAGKALLSDVGKTMMIRKIIDTSKADYPFLSRHIQKKGYVNELRDLMSEFSRYGISEYDFESIVDQTDVEILKLKLKDCGKLYNTYKEQLLANYLSGETLFERLVEVAHESQWLKKATIIIDGFYGFTPIQYLLIEKLMYTAKELTLTLTGEASVLKGKPLDESHLYYESYYTYHALLQKIHEQRIHDYTEEAWIDEPAGDVNFIQHLRENLYQYPYDAFEVGPKGLHLAHASSMKKEVAYIRDSILKLVMEKDYTYNDIGVLAGDLNRYERLINEMLPEAGIPIYFDKKKPFASNDAVIFVMSIIKVFKSNFSYEAIFEYLKSDYVDYDQDLLDHLENYVIRYGIRGLSAWSKEWVYKVPDIHRKKETPQAIQLLSAINDLRDMIILPFVAVKHTKKQRVKDHLLHIYEILRHHEVESKIQNKADDYMSTYHYDEARTYNQVYKVLMTLFDQLALMSTEEKVDDGTFYNLMEAGIEQLELGLVPPRMDQVIIGDLTRSRMPRKKAIFAIGLNEGVVPMLKEGSGLLTDREREWMVEKGIKLAPTTIKNLYREQFYIYMALLNTSKSLYLSYTLMNEEGKASRPSHLIHMIKKICPLVRHYNIDQLYKDKIVINRPSVVFKQLLQKLQEDKDINIKGDMDVESILTWYRKEPEWSSRLEMALRGRKDHLLEDHLSDSHRLYGETLKNSVSRLEQFSKCPFAHFVTYGLKAHEREAYEITMPQLGLIFHKVIELISNRVQMRHLSWSDVSETMRKEWIEEFVMDLVGEETQRVFFDSNRNIFLLNRLKKILNRSIWAIAYQISQGDFRPQFTEWHFDGADYDVSSLNLELENHRKMILRGTIDRIDSYSNDTYTYITIIDYKSSSQDLDFGDVYHGLQLQLLVYLNAALQVQEKASDKKVIPAGLFYFKIDDPFIASLADYNEAHVEDGLLESMQLKGVALNDSDVIKKLDNLFVKASKVIPVSKNKDGQLSKASKVLELEDFDTLCGYVRDETQRIGNEIVNGNIEVKPYKKGEQSACDYCKYSGICRFDDKMPNFEYRRTDQEKDKDYLEMMKNHCQQD from the coding sequence AATCATTGAGGCTTCCATTACATTGCCGATGGATGAAACCATTCTACTCATTGTACCGGAACAAGCCACGCTGAATGTTCAACATGAGATGATAAGGGCCCATCCCAATCATTGTATTACCAATATAGAAGTTCTAAGCTTTGGAAGGCTTTCTTATAGAATGGTGGACGAACTCGGCGTTGCGGGTAAAGCTTTGCTCTCAGATGTTGGAAAGACCATGATGATTCGTAAGATTATTGATACCTCAAAAGCAGATTACCCTTTTTTGAGTAGGCATATTCAGAAAAAAGGCTATGTAAATGAGTTGCGTGATTTGATGTCAGAATTCTCAAGGTATGGCATATCAGAATATGACTTTGAAAGTATCGTAGATCAAACCGATGTGGAGATCCTAAAGTTAAAACTAAAAGACTGTGGAAAACTTTATAACACATATAAAGAACAATTGCTTGCTAATTATTTAAGTGGTGAAACTCTTTTTGAACGTCTGGTAGAGGTTGCTCATGAGAGTCAGTGGTTAAAAAAAGCTACCATCATAATCGACGGGTTCTATGGTTTTACACCGATACAATATCTATTAATAGAAAAACTTATGTATACCGCGAAGGAATTGACCCTAACCCTAACCGGTGAAGCTTCTGTTCTTAAGGGAAAACCCTTAGACGAGAGCCATCTATACTATGAGAGTTATTATACCTATCATGCCTTGCTACAAAAGATTCATGAGCAAAGGATTCATGATTATACAGAAGAAGCATGGATAGATGAACCAGCAGGTGATGTGAACTTCATCCAGCATTTAAGAGAAAATCTCTATCAGTATCCATATGATGCCTTTGAGGTGGGCCCAAAAGGGTTGCATTTGGCCCATGCGTCATCCATGAAAAAAGAAGTGGCCTATATAAGAGACAGCATACTCAAGCTGGTTATGGAAAAAGACTATACTTATAACGATATAGGGGTCTTAGCTGGTGATCTAAATCGTTATGAACGCCTCATCAATGAAATGCTTCCGGAAGCCGGAATTCCCATCTATTTTGACAAGAAAAAACCTTTTGCATCCAACGATGCGGTAATCTTCGTTATGTCCATTATTAAAGTGTTTAAAAGCAATTTTAGTTATGAGGCAATTTTTGAATATCTAAAATCAGACTATGTGGACTATGACCAGGATCTGTTAGACCATTTGGAAAACTATGTCATCCGTTACGGTATCAGAGGTCTGTCAGCGTGGTCAAAAGAATGGGTCTATAAAGTCCCGGATATTCACAGAAAAAAAGAAACACCACAAGCCATACAGCTTTTATCAGCCATCAATGACTTAAGGGATATGATTATTCTACCCTTTGTGGCCGTCAAACATACTAAAAAACAAAGGGTCAAAGATCACTTACTGCATATCTATGAGATACTACGTCATCACGAAGTAGAATCAAAAATTCAGAACAAGGCAGACGATTATATGTCAACTTATCACTATGACGAAGCTAGGACTTATAACCAAGTCTATAAAGTGTTAATGACATTATTTGATCAATTGGCTTTGATGTCCACTGAAGAAAAGGTAGATGATGGGACGTTCTATAATCTCATGGAAGCAGGTATTGAACAACTTGAACTCGGTCTAGTGCCGCCTAGGATGGATCAGGTGATTATCGGAGACCTAACAAGAAGTCGAATGCCGCGTAAAAAAGCTATTTTTGCCATTGGCTTAAACGAAGGTGTTGTACCTATGCTAAAAGAGGGTTCAGGGTTATTAACAGACCGTGAAAGAGAATGGATGGTGGAAAAAGGAATAAAATTAGCGCCAACGACCATTAAGAACCTCTACCGAGAACAGTTCTATATCTATATGGCCTTGTTAAATACAAGTAAGAGTCTATATTTAAGCTATACCCTTATGAATGAAGAAGGAAAAGCAAGCAGACCATCTCATTTGATTCATATGATCAAGAAGATATGTCCTCTTGTAAGACATTATAATATCGATCAACTCTATAAAGATAAGATTGTCATCAATAGACCAAGTGTGGTATTTAAGCAGTTATTACAAAAGCTACAAGAAGACAAAGACATTAATATAAAGGGTGATATGGATGTGGAATCCATATTAACCTGGTATAGAAAAGAGCCGGAGTGGTCATCTAGGCTAGAGATGGCACTTAGAGGCCGCAAAGATCATTTGTTAGAAGATCATTTGTCAGATAGTCATCGATTATACGGAGAAACCCTAAAAAACAGTGTGTCTCGGCTTGAACAGTTTTCCAAGTGTCCTTTTGCCCACTTTGTTACTTATGGATTAAAAGCTCATGAAAGAGAAGCATATGAGATTACCATGCCCCAGTTGGGCTTAATATTTCATAAGGTCATCGAGCTGATATCCAATCGTGTACAGATGCGGCACTTATCATGGTCAGATGTCTCGGAAACAATGCGAAAAGAATGGATTGAAGAATTTGTAATGGACCTTGTTGGAGAAGAGACTCAAAGGGTATTTTTTGACTCCAATAGAAACATCTTTTTATTGAACCGTCTAAAGAAAATCTTGAATCGGTCCATATGGGCCATTGCCTATCAAATCAGTCAAGGTGACTTTAGACCACAGTTTACTGAGTGGCATTTTGACGGCGCTGATTATGATGTGAGCAGCTTAAATCTAGAATTGGAAAACCATAGAAAAATGATCTTAAGAGGTACAATCGATCGGATCGACAGTTATTCGAATGACACCTATACCTATATAACGATTATTGATTATAAGTCTTCCAGTCAGGATCTGGATTTTGGCGATGTTTACCATGGGCTTCAATTACAATTATTAGTGTATCTAAATGCCGCACTTCAAGTACAGGAAAAGGCATCGGATAAGAAAGTTATACCGGCGGGTTTATTTTATTTTAAGATTGACGATCCTTTTATTGCTTCATTGGCAGACTATAATGAAGCACATGTTGAAGATGGTCTTCTAGAATCTATGCAGTTAAAAGGTGTAGCCTTAAATGATTCGGATGTGATAAAAAAACTGGACAATTTATTTGTAAAGGCATCTAAAGTGATTCCTGTATCAAAGAATAAGGACGGTCAGTTATCGAAGGCTTCAAAAGTATTAGAACTTGAGGATTTTGACACATTGTGTGGCTATGTTCGAGATGAAACCCAAAGAATAGGCAATGAAATCGTAAATGGCAATATTGAAGTCAAACCCTATAAAAAAGGGGAACAAAGTGCGTGTGATTATTGTAAATATAGTGGCATATGTCGATTTGATGATAAGATGCCTAACTTTGAATACAGACGAACGGACCAAGAAAAAGACAAGGATTATCTTGAAATGATGAAAAACCATTGTCAACAGGATTAA